Below is a window of Gemmatimonas sp. UBA7669 DNA.
CTGATCGATGTGCCACAGGAAGCGCCCTTCCTTTGACGCAAACAGGAAGGCCTTCTCGCGCTCCATCGCGTCGGTGCCCTGGTCGGCCATATGGAAGGAGTACGCGCTGCTGTCGCCCTCGGAGGCCTCGCCGTTGGGGCCCAGCGTATCGCTGTGATGGCCGAGTTCCTTGAGTACACGCTTGCGCTCTTCGAGCAGCCGCTTCTCGAAATACTGCAGCTGCTTCTTGGGCATCGGCTTCGACTTCTTCGCGTCCTTGGCGGGCGCGGCTTTCGACTCGGCCATCACGACCCTTCCTTGGTAAGCGCCAGACGCACCGTCCGTCCATCGACGTCGGCCGACTGCAGCGCGGTCCACATGCCGCCGTTCCCCTCGGTCGGGAACGGTGTTCCTGCTTCCTCGCCAAGCAGCAATCGCGCGGCAAGGACCTCACCAGCGATATGCGTCCGATGAGACGCCACCGCCGCCAGCACGTCGTCGTCTCCACCCACCGCGAGCGCGATGCGGTCGCTGACCTCGAGCCCGCTTTCCTTGCGGAGTCGCTGCACACGACTGATCACTTCCCGCGCCAAACCTTCGGCCCGAAGCTCCGGGGTGATGGTCGGATCGAGCGCCACCCCGTAACCCTGGTGCTCCTGCACCACGGCCGCGCCGGAGGCGCGCCGGATGATGGCGACGTCGTCCGGCGCAATCAAGCGCTGGACGCCGTCCACCTCGATGGTTACGTCCTGCCCCGCCGCCAACTGCCGCAGCAGGTCGGCCGCCATGGTGCCCACCGCCGCCGCCACTGCCGGCGTTTCCTTCCCGAACTTCTTGCCCAGCGTCCGGAAGTTCGCCTTGGCCTCCAGCGACACCAGGTTGTCGGTGGACGTGACAAACTCCACCCGCTTCACGTTGAGCTCGGCCGCCAGCAACTCACCCAGGGTGGCGGTCAGATCCACGGCGCCCGGCACCACGCACTGCATGGACGGCAGCGGTTGCCGCACCTTCACGTCCGCGACGTCGCGCGCGGCGTGCCCGAGACCGGCCAGCGTCCGGATGTCGTCCATGGCCGCCTCGAGCGCTGCGTCCACCGGCGTCGGGGTCTCCCGCGTGTACGACGCAAGATGCACGGAAGTTCCGGTCAGGGCCCGGTGCACCGCATCGGTCATGAACGGAGCAAACGGGGCCAGCAGACGGCAGGTGACCGACAGCACCTCGTGCAATGTCGCAAAGGCCGCGCGGTTGTCATCGGTGGACACGTCGTAGAAGCGGGCGCGGCTCTGCCGCACGTACCACTTGGAGACGTCGTCGTCCATGAACTGCATGACACGACGCGCGGCCGCCGTAGCGTCGTACGCCGTCAGCGCCGCATCCACGTCCTGCTCCACGCGCGTAAGACGCGAGAGGATCCAGCGATCCAGCGCCGGCCGATCCGCCACCGCCGGATCGGCCGCGCTGGGCTGCCAGCCGAAGTTGGCGTACTGCGCGAAGATGCCGTTGTACACATTGCGGAACGTGAGCAGGAAACGCCCCGCGGTTTCGCGAATGGCGTTCTCGTCGAAGCGTCGCGGCACCCACACCTGACTCGATGCCACCAGGAACAGCCGCACGGCGTCCGCGCCGTGGCGCTCCAGCACCTCCCACGGATTGACCACGTTGCCGCGCGACTTGGACATCTTCTGCCCCTGCGCGTCCAGCACGAGGTCGTTCACCACCACACTCCGATACGGCGCGGCCTGTCCATCGGTGTTGTTGGGCAGCGCATCACCCAGACCCGTGGCAATGGCCAGCAGCGAGTAGAACCAGCCGCGTGTCTGGTCGACGCCTTCGGCGATGAAGTCCGCCGGATACTGCGCGGCCACCATGTCCTGGTTCTCGAACGGATAGTGCCACTGCGCAAAGGGCATCGAACCCGAATCGAACCAGGTGTCGATGACCTCCGGCACACGGCGCATGGTGCCCGTGCCGCTCTTCGCGGGCCAGGTGTACTGGTCGATGTGCGGCTTGTGCGGATCAAAATCCTCGGGCAGCGCGCGGCCAATGCGTTCGGCCAGCTCGGCATGGCTGCCGATGACTTCGATTTCCGACGGATCGGCGTCATTGATCCACACCGGCAGCGGCGTGCCCCAGTAGCGATCACGCGAGATGGCCCAATCCACGTTGTTGGACAGCCACTCGCCAAAACGCCCTGAACCGATCTCGGCCGGATTCCAGTTCACCGCCGCGTTGCGTGAGAGCAGTCCGTCGCGGCGCGCCGTGGTGCGCACGAACCACGAGCCGCGCGCGTAATACAGCAATGGCGTGCCGCAGCGCCAGCAATGCGGATACGCGTGCACGAAGGTGCCGGCCTTCCACAGTACGTCACGCTGCTTGAGCACCTCGAGAATGCGCGCGTCCGCCTTCTTGACGAACACGCCGCCCACCTCGGGGACCTCGGCATTGAACTCGCCGCGCGCGTT
It encodes the following:
- the ileS gene encoding isoleucine--tRNA ligase, giving the protein MTLYPLLPDTAADALERGLLDTWDAEHLFEQSQAARAGAKPFVFFEGPPTANGRPGIHHVFARTVKDLFCRHRAMQGYYVPRKAGWDTHGLPVEIEVEKELQREEAARRGVDPSEIAKLGGKQLIEQVGVAEFNRRCRESVWKYRGEWEKLSHRTAYWLDYERPYVTYSHDFVESVWWALRTLYDKNLLARGHKILPYCARCGTALSSHEVAQGYEDVEDPSVYVALDLLDADGSAPAMRRRIIVWTTTPWTLVSNTALAVNNDLTYAELRKKTGAEWTIVLAEARVPGVLGADWADRWDVVGTMAGRELVGRRYRRPLDWVPYPDEGQHEIIVGEDFVSADDGSGVVHMAPAFGADDYAAGQRHGLAFVQPVNARGEFNAEVPEVGGVFVKKADARILEVLKQRDVLWKAGTFVHAYPHCWRCGTPLLYYARGSWFVRTTARRDGLLSRNAAVNWNPAEIGSGRFGEWLSNNVDWAISRDRYWGTPLPVWINDADPSEIEVIGSHAELAERIGRALPEDFDPHKPHIDQYTWPAKSGTGTMRRVPEVIDTWFDSGSMPFAQWHYPFENQDMVAAQYPADFIAEGVDQTRGWFYSLLAIATGLGDALPNNTDGQAAPYRSVVVNDLVLDAQGQKMSKSRGNVVNPWEVLERHGADAVRLFLVASSQVWVPRRFDENAIRETAGRFLLTFRNVYNGIFAQYANFGWQPSAADPAVADRPALDRWILSRLTRVEQDVDAALTAYDATAAARRVMQFMDDDVSKWYVRQSRARFYDVSTDDNRAAFATLHEVLSVTCRLLAPFAPFMTDAVHRALTGTSVHLASYTRETPTPVDAALEAAMDDIRTLAGLGHAARDVADVKVRQPLPSMQCVVPGAVDLTATLGELLAAELNVKRVEFVTSTDNLVSLEAKANFRTLGKKFGKETPAVAAAVGTMAADLLRQLAAGQDVTIEVDGVQRLIAPDDVAIIRRASGAAVVQEHQGYGVALDPTITPELRAEGLAREVISRVQRLRKESGLEVSDRIALAVGGDDDVLAAVASHRTHIAGEVLAARLLLGEEAGTPFPTEGNGGMWTALQSADVDGRTVRLALTKEGS
- a CDS encoding TraR/DksA family transcriptional regulator codes for the protein MAESKAAPAKDAKKSKPMPKKQLQYFEKRLLEERKRVLKELGHHSDTLGPNGEASEGDSSAYSFHMADQGTDAMEREKAFLFASKEGRFLWHIDQALRRLYKAPETFGKCHQCGEDIAFERLDALPNARYCIACKQREEDSKKS